DNA from Prunus persica cultivar Lovell chromosome G6, Prunus_persica_NCBIv2, whole genome shotgun sequence:
ATTTCATGTTTGAGGGCCTTGATTGGATTTGGTTAGGGTTTTATTTTCTAGGTTTAATCGGATTGTTTAACCTAGATCGAATTTGTTGGTTGtgttatttgaatttgaaattgatttttgTATTTGCGTTCGGTTCTTTTGGTGAAATGAGTTAAAGTTCCTGCGGTTAGTTTTATGTCTTATTGGTATTGAATTGAGTTTTATAGGTTAAGATTTTCATGAAAGTGATGGATTGTTGTAGTATGGAATTTGAATGGGTTTGATCTGACTTTTGGTCTGAAATTGGGTGTCTAGGTATTGGAGCTTGCTGGAAATGCTGCAAGGGATAACAAGAAGAACCGTATTGTGCCAAGGCACATCCAACTGGCCGTGAGGAACGACGAAGAGCTAAGCAAGCTATTGGGGTCTGTGACCATTGCTAATGGAGGAGTGTTGCCAAACATCCACCAAACTCTTTTGCCGAAGAAGGTGGGCAAAGGCAAGGGCGATATTGGATCTGCGTCTCAGGAGTTCTAGAGGGTTGTCTCTCTTCTGTGGAGTTTATGAGTAGTTACTGCAGTTGTACTATATGaagttgttttttaattttttgggatAGAGCTTGATCTATTGGTACTTGGAATTGGTATGCTATAAATGAAAGTTTGTGTTAGGATTTTCTCAACTAAATCCCCTTTTCAAGTTCTTTTGTTCTCCAAAACCATCTGGGGATGTTTAGATATTACTTGTGCCTCTGGGTATTTGATGCATTAGGGTTTGATTTCACTTCATGAGGTGAAACAGTTTTAGATCAACTATCTCAAATCAAGTTCAAAAAATGAGGCATATTGTTTTTCGTTGTTCGGCAGCTTTAGCTATATCTCTTACTAATAAATCAATCCTCAGTTTTTGGCCTTCTAATCTCGCGCTGCTCTTCTCCAATTGTAAACACGACCAACTATATTTTTCAGACTATAGTAAACCAATTACCGAAGGAAATTCCACATACCATTCAATCACAAATTTATTAAACGACGTAGTGCATCACCTGGTTCAACTAGTTTATCTGTCAAGCCAATACGATCCATTTAACTAATTTCTTTCTGTCTTCGTGTCCTTTTCACATCAGCAACCAACGCCATGTTAGGGTTCTCTGTGCTCTGCTTCAGAAGGGGGCTCTGTTCTCTTGGCTACATGAAATTGATGATGCATATGCTTTCAACAACAATTTCATATGGAATTTGACCAATAATGGGTTTTAAGTTGACCAATTTCATGTTTGGTATCCAGTAATTCTCAAGTTTTTGGAAAGCTAGCCTAGGTATAACTTAAATGGCTGCTGCAAGTTGTAAAAGAGGAGTTCATGGTGAGAGCAGGGTAGAAATGATCTTCCAGAACAAGTTGCTCATCACATTATCTCCTTCCTTACTAGTACTGCAGACCTCACCAGTTTTGGCACAGTATCTAGAAGATACAGACGCCTCCATCTCTCATCTCCATCCTTGAATCTTGTCCAACTTTCTGACCCGAATGAATCCAACTTGTGCCAGCGGGTAGAGTTGTTGGTTTCTTTGAACTGCCtcttcattcttcttcttaataACAAGATACAGCAGCTTCCTTTTCACTGGCGGCTTTGGCAACACGATGGCATTGTCAAATCATGGGAGCTATCTCGAAAGGCACTGATCCGTGGGGTCAAAGTGCTTGATATCAACTTATACAATGATGAGGGGAACAATTTGCATTTCCAGGTTGGCTCTTTCTTTCTGGGTTTTTAAGGTTTCTGTCGTTGAGCATGTGTAATGCAACTATCAAAGTCCCGCCCAGCTTGTTGTTCCAAGTTGGAACACGTGAACGTGTTGATACAGATGAGGGGTTGTTCAAATGGATCTCCTCTCACTGCAGAAGCATTACGGAACTGCGTCTTGAACATGTTGTACGGAACTGCGTCTTGAACATGTTGCCATGTTGGGTTGGCAGATATCACCATTGAAAGCTCCTCTTTGAAATCCTTTAGCATTGTTGCTACTGGCGATAAACCTTCTAATCTTACAATATCAGGTGGCGGACTAATTTGTCCGGCCAATCGTGGAACATTGTTGCTCCAAACCTTACATATTTGGAACGGATTGGGAACACAATCAATCACCAGCTGGGGAAATTATTGCATTTGGAAAAAGGCGAGATTTGTCTGGTTGCTGATCACAATAGCTTTGGCAAGGTGTTTGAGGGTTTTCGGAGTATACGCAGGGAAAAAGTTATAGCGACTACTCTtcagcctttttcttttggttcaaCACTAAATATCCTGCAATTcggtgcaatttttttttttggagtacAATCTTTCCTGCCTTGGTATGCAATAGAGCTAATAAATTTATGTATCTTAAATTTCggtttgttttgatttgagtGATTGCATTGCAACGGTCACACTAGCTAGAAAGAACATTCACATTTATGCTCCAAGTTTAGTTTGAAGATCAGTCTGAGAGAAGTGCTTTGTTTATGGTTTAACGTTGGCTAGTTGATGTGTATTCGTCTTTGCAGGCGGGCCAATGCCATTAGATGATGTTTCTTATTTGTGTATCACCATTGGAAGCTTTAAGGATCACTTAGCCCTTGAAGTAGCTTATCTTTTTAAGAGAATGCCTAACTTGAGTACTTTGCGCATGAAGTGGAATCCACGGCCCGAATCCCACATAACAGAGGATGTAAGTAAAAGTTTGTGttcccccctctctctctacattttgCCATTGTCATTTCTGGAATATTGATCTTCTTGGTGCCTTTTTCAGGGTTCCGGGTTTGGTATGGAGTTTTGGAAAATGCAAAACCTTGCTTTTATTTCTCAGCTTAATGAGGTAACTACAGAGCTATCTATACGAGCTTTCCCGGGTTAAGaagatttatttatgttataaTACTTGTATCCAAACCCTAGCGTGGATGTTGATAGATCTACTGTTGAAAATTTCTATACAATGAGAGGCAACCAACAAtgctttcttgtttttatttagagGGAAAAATCTTCAATGTCTTTTTCCGtcagttttattttgttcgAATTAAGTTTGAACCATGTGTGACGTGTCTATATCATACCTCATTATAAAAGATTGCAATGTTGCATCACATTCACGAGTTATAATTTTATCGAATGTTAAGCTTTTGTAAAATATGTTTGTTAAATGCTGATGTGTTATGCACCGGACCCGCTGATTGGCCACATGGGTCATCCAAAAATCAGTTCCGCCACGAGCAGAGTCACGTGGGGAGGAAAAAATTTATATCTAGAAAGCCCAAAAGAGCCAAATACCGGTTGCACTTACGCACAcacgaaaaaacaaaaagataaaaattagGGTTGGAATCTGGACCAAAGAAGAATATGGGATCGCAGTCACCCTACTTTGATCGAATTCTTTTGCTTATATGAATGAATGGTAAGCACTCTAATTAGGGTTTTATTTTGGTTCAGTGTATAGTAAATGAGTGCAATTGATGTTTCAGTTTTAGTATGAATTTAATTCCCCTTAATTCACACAACTCTATCCTTGTTTTCTACAAAATCCAGTAATTCTTAAACATTTGGAAAGCATTCAGGGCAGGGGAGATGCATAAGCTGCCTAGACAGAGTGTTGGAGTTCGTACTAGCTAGGAGGGGAAGGAGGACGGTAGACATATTTACTGATCTTCCAGAGGCAGTTGCTCATTACATTCTTTAAATTCCTTATCTGTCAAGTCCGTCATTGAATTTTGATAAATTTCCCTACTGGCCTGCATACCAGTGTGATAACCAGTTAAGGTTGTTGCGTTCTTGGATATAGGTTCTTGATCCTTTGTGGGGATAATAAGATACAACACTTTCGTCTTAAACAATGCCTCATTGAATTCTCTCATCAAAGGACATGCTTTTGTGATGCTGTCAGATTTCAAATCATCAGTGGATCAAGAACGCAGTAAGGTGCAAGGTTGAAGTTCTTGATCTTGATATCTTCAACTTGAGACCATTTGCATTTCGAATTTATTATTAAACTCTAAGGTTTCTTTATATCTTCCTGGTAGGTTCCAAAATTGCATGTTTTACATTGCGTCAGAAAGGTAACATGATTAAAAATTGGAGGGAGCTCAAGCAGGACATGGTTTTCTCTTGTTAAACTTGGATTAGGGATGAGACTTGAGATATCAAGGCGCAAGATAAAGATTCAATTCAACGGTGGAGCCACCCTGCAACTCTCCAACACATTCAGAACTATCCTCGtgttgtattaataattgGCAAAAATTAATGCGCTAatcattcaattaaaaatacccGCAAGTATACGAATATATTGGAATATAGATTTGTAGATACGGGATCGTTCACAGTAGGAATTGGAGGCTTATATAAAGGTCTAGTTTGAGTATGTGTAGAACACTTAGTAGTTAACGCAATCACATAGGTAAGATACAAATCGAACACTAGAAATGAGTATagaaaagtaaacaaaatgaaacaaaacaaaaaccaaagatAAACACAATTAGCATTTTGTATCACTCCGGTATTGCCACTCTATCACCACGGTATCACCAGTTTATCacatttaattactttaattagtagttacattttaattattatttacttagtgaataattagtatttaaatatttaaatatattttatttttattcaataatatgtgagtatTTAAGAAAATTACGTACGTTCGTGTACAATACATGTATTATACGTTTGCTTTCTAAAAAAACTTGCATTTTACTGAGTCTTTAAAAAGTATAAGGAAAAATGAAgtaatattgaaaaatacatatgtacgtgtataatacaagTACTAAACGGGAAattgctaaattctttatatggGTAATAACtgtggaaaagtaaaaaataaaaaagggaaaatagaGAATCGGGCAATgacctaatagtaatggataatgctctaaactaaGCTTATCGATAAACGAAAAATCagggaaaaataattatatgcaaaaaaaaaaaaaagataggaaaagatattcaaagagtatagccgcacggctatactcggtattacaaaaaataaaaaaggtcaCCAATATAGCCGTGTGGACAAATGAAGAGTAtcgccggctatactattcaaATCTTGTATGAAAGGACGCGTGTTTTTCTTCTGaagatagtatagccgcgcggccgtactataaataaaatttcttacacagtatagccgcacggctatacgatttagtattaaaaaaagcgtgtttttcataaaaagagtacagccgTTCTGCCATACTCTCTGAATAGATTCaaaggtatagccgcccggctatacgctATAAATAGAATTTCTTTAAAAGTATAGCTTAAATAGCACAGActgaatttctcttttttaattactttaagtTGTAGttatattttcattattatttacttaatgaataattggtatttaaatatttaaatatattttatttttattcaataatatgtgagtatTTTGTGTATAAtcctgcaattttttttttgtgtattattgaatttttgtaaaaaatacgtgtattaaacaagaaaattacGTACGTCTATGTACAATACGTATATTATAtgttgcttttaaaaaaaaacttgcatTTTACTGAGTCTTAAAACGTATACGAAAAacgaaaataatattaaaaaatacgtATATATGTGGATACACCATCGAGAAATGATCGAAAATTTTGTCTGCAAATTTACTTATGTTTTCGTAAGATATTAACTTTGTTGCAAGGATTTGGTGAAATGAAGGACCACATGTTGACAAATAAATACGAGCACTGCAAGCAGTGACAGTCGACATACAAATTTACACTTTTCATTTTCGTTTTGGGATTTACATGGGAAGTGTTTTGGGCCGACACGTTTATGTGGGATTTTAGGATTCTCTACTAGAAAATTGGTTCAAAATCTTGCGCTGCAAAAATGTGTAGGAACAAACATTTACATTAATATGAAGATAAATATTGCTTATCCATTTTGTGTGGCCGACAAGAGTGCAACAAACAAACTAGTCTCAAACATTAGCCAATCTTTTTCATTGGTTGGGATTTGGGAAGGTGATGTGTCCTGAATTCTTCTTTGAATGGGCACTGTGATGCATTGCTATGCAGGCTCATCATACAGACCCCAACTCCAACTGAGCCTGAGATTTCCCAGTTTTGGCATCATATGTTCATCTGAGGTTAGTGTATCAAGGCAACAAGTTTTGAAGCAAGTGGATAAGGAGTTGGATAAGGGAGATGAGAGAGCAGCGCTCTCACTTGTTAAAGATGTGCAAGGCAAGCCTGGTGGCCTCAGGTGCTTTGGTGCTGCTAGGCAGGTTTTGCCAAACTctggctcttttttttttgtgttccttttcttttaggACACCTTTTCGGCTTTTCCcgaataatatttttttagcaGCAATATGATATATCAAGGTCTGGATTTACTTCATTTACTGAAATGGATTCATTG
Protein-coding regions in this window:
- the LOC18774817 gene encoding histone H2AX encodes the protein MSSKEAGSTKGGRGKPKASKSVSRSHKAGLQFPVGRIARFLKAGKYAERVGAGAPVYLSAVLEYLAAEVLELAGNAARDNKKNRIVPRHIQLAVRNDEELSKLLGSVTIANGGVLPNIHQTLLPKKVGKGKGDIGSASQEF